A DNA window from Maribellus comscasis contains the following coding sequences:
- a CDS encoding rod shape-determining protein, which translates to MGLFSFLTQEIAIDLGTANTIIIHNDKIVVDEPSIVAIDLKTEKMVAIGEKARQMQGKTHANLKTIRPLRDGVIADFNAAEQMIRGMIKMINPKSRMFSPALKMVICIPSGSTEVEIRAVRDSSEHAGGREVYMIYEPLAAAIGIGLDVEAPEGNMVVDIGGGTTEIAVISLGGIVTNKSIRIAGDDLTADIMEYMRHQHNIKIGERTAEEIKIHVGSALSQLKDPPPDYVVQGPNQMTALPIEVPVSYQEIAHCLEKSISKIETAVLSAMEQTPPELYADIVTKGIWLAGGGALLKGLDKRLSDKIGIPFHIAEDPLRAVVRGTGIALKNVDKFSFLIR; encoded by the coding sequence ATGGGATTATTTTCTTTTTTGACACAGGAGATTGCGATTGACCTGGGAACAGCTAACACCATTATCATTCATAACGATAAAATTGTGGTAGATGAACCTTCGATTGTTGCCATTGATTTGAAAACCGAAAAAATGGTGGCAATTGGGGAAAAAGCCAGGCAAATGCAGGGGAAGACACATGCGAACCTGAAAACAATCAGGCCGCTAAGAGATGGTGTGATTGCAGATTTTAACGCTGCAGAGCAGATGATACGGGGTATGATTAAGATGATTAATCCCAAGTCGAGAATGTTTTCACCGGCATTAAAAATGGTTATTTGTATTCCTTCGGGAAGTACTGAGGTGGAAATTCGTGCAGTACGCGATTCATCTGAACATGCCGGCGGGAGAGAAGTATACATGATTTATGAGCCGCTTGCAGCAGCCATCGGTATTGGACTGGATGTGGAAGCACCGGAAGGAAATATGGTAGTGGATATTGGTGGCGGAACAACCGAAATTGCTGTAATCTCTTTGGGAGGAATTGTTACCAATAAATCTATCCGGATTGCCGGAGATGATTTAACAGCTGATATTATGGAATATATGAGACACCAGCATAATATCAAAATAGGTGAACGTACAGCAGAGGAAATTAAAATACATGTTGGTTCGGCACTGTCACAGTTAAAAGATCCGCCGCCGGATTATGTAGTACAAGGACCTAACCAAATGACCGCACTGCCGATTGAAGTTCCCGTTTCATATCAGGAGATTGCACATTGTTTGGAAAAGTCAATTTCAAAAATTGAAACTGCAGTGTTAAGCGCGATGGAGCAAACCCCGCCCGAATTGTATGCTGATATTGTAACCAAAGGAATTTGGCTGGCGGGAGGTGGAGCCTTGCTTAAAGGTTTGGATAAACGTCTTTCAGACAAAATAGGAATTCCCTTCCATATTGCAGAGGACCCATTGAGAGCGGTTGTGCGAGGGACTGGAATAGCATTAAAGAATGTAGATAAATTCTCTTTCCTGATCAGATAA
- the purH gene encoding bifunctional phosphoribosylaminoimidazolecarboxamide formyltransferase/IMP cyclohydrolase yields the protein MADNKKIKTALVSVFHKENLDVIIKKLNELGVKILSTGGTKSFIESLGVPVTSVESLTGYPSILGGRVKTLHPKVFGGILSRRDNQGDVSQLTEYEIPEIDLVIVDLYPFEDTVASGAEEQDIIEKIDIGGISLIRAAAKNFKDVVIVPSQKEYQSLLDFLNEKGGEFSLADRKWFAGKAFGVSSHYDAAIFGYFNNNEDEATKRISLNNGHVLRYGENPHQKATFFKFDNSPEKDTLANADVLQGKALSYNNMLDADAAWKSASDAYHSVKHIENKVAVSVIKHLNPCGLAVTDNTLKSLELAWAGDPISAYGSIICFTDTVTKEVAEWFGKKFVEIVIAPEFSEGALEVFSKKKNLRLLVTPVKNEITGEKLYRSISGGMLVQDEDEGLDTEFKNVTNRPFEPGKLNLAKFGVTACKHLKSNSIAVVTENEDGSFWLTGAGMGQPNRLDSLRHLTMPRFKMKEGLDIESSVLISDAFFPFRDSIEAANEYGVKYIIEPGGSIRDDEVIEACNEFGIAMAFTGRRHFKH from the coding sequence ATGGCTGATAATAAAAAAATTAAGACTGCTCTTGTCTCGGTCTTTCATAAAGAAAATCTGGATGTAATTATTAAAAAGTTAAATGAATTAGGTGTTAAAATTTTAAGTACAGGGGGAACAAAAAGTTTTATCGAGTCGCTTGGAGTACCCGTAACATCAGTTGAAAGTCTTACAGGTTATCCTTCAATTTTAGGAGGTCGTGTAAAAACACTTCACCCAAAAGTTTTTGGTGGAATTTTGTCGCGACGTGATAATCAGGGAGATGTAAGCCAGTTGACAGAATATGAGATCCCTGAAATTGATTTGGTGATTGTTGATTTGTATCCCTTTGAAGATACCGTTGCTTCAGGAGCAGAGGAGCAGGACATAATTGAAAAAATTGATATTGGTGGAATTTCCCTGATTCGGGCCGCTGCGAAAAATTTCAAAGATGTTGTGATTGTTCCGTCTCAAAAAGAATATCAGTCATTGCTTGATTTTTTGAATGAAAAAGGCGGTGAGTTTTCGCTTGCAGACAGAAAATGGTTTGCAGGAAAAGCATTTGGTGTTTCATCGCATTACGATGCTGCAATTTTTGGTTATTTCAATAATAACGAAGATGAAGCAACTAAAAGAATCAGCCTGAACAACGGACATGTTTTGCGTTATGGTGAGAATCCACATCAAAAAGCAACCTTTTTTAAATTTGATAATTCTCCTGAAAAAGACACTTTGGCCAATGCCGATGTTTTACAGGGGAAAGCGCTTTCATATAACAATATGCTTGATGCCGATGCCGCATGGAAATCGGCAAGTGATGCCTACCATTCAGTAAAACACATCGAAAACAAAGTTGCTGTTTCGGTAATTAAACACCTAAATCCGTGTGGGTTGGCAGTGACCGATAATACTTTAAAATCGCTGGAACTGGCCTGGGCGGGTGATCCGATTAGTGCATATGGAAGTATTATTTGTTTTACCGACACAGTGACAAAAGAAGTGGCTGAGTGGTTTGGGAAAAAGTTTGTTGAAATTGTTATCGCTCCCGAATTTAGTGAAGGTGCGCTTGAAGTTTTTAGCAAAAAGAAAAACCTGCGTTTATTGGTAACGCCGGTAAAAAATGAAATTACAGGAGAAAAATTATATCGTTCTATAAGTGGCGGAATGCTGGTTCAGGATGAAGATGAAGGGCTGGATACGGAATTCAAAAATGTAACCAATCGTCCGTTTGAACCGGGAAAATTAAATCTGGCCAAATTTGGTGTTACAGCATGTAAACATTTGAAGAGTAATTCAATTGCCGTTGTCACTGAAAATGAAGATGGTTCGTTTTGGCTGACCGGTGCCGGGATGGGGCAGCCTAATCGCCTGGATAGTTTACGTCATCTGACCATGCCGCGTTTTAAAATGAAAGAAGGACTTGACATTGAAAGTTCGGTTTTAATTTCGGATGCATTTTTCCCGTTCCGCGACAGTATTGAAGCGGCTAACGAATACGGAGTAAAATACATTATCGAACCCGGAGGAAGTATTCGCGATGATGAAGTGATTGAAGCATGCAACGAATTTGGAATCGCCATGGCATTTACCGGACGCAGACATTTCAAACATTAA
- a CDS encoding ATP-dependent zinc protease family protein: MFVKKIVIGRKDIADFEKLGLLSIEVKVDSGAYTSSFHCHKISCIEKEGENWVKCNFLDPDHEMYHEKEFCFPVHKTRRVKSSNGMVEERYSIITDIKIFENIYPIELTLTERQDMKHPVLLGRKFLSKKFIVDTSKKNLSKKREKIEIKLPKKADR; the protein is encoded by the coding sequence GTGTTTGTAAAAAAAATCGTAATTGGCAGGAAAGATATTGCCGACTTCGAAAAACTCGGTTTGTTGAGTATTGAAGTGAAAGTGGACTCGGGAGCTTATACATCCAGTTTTCATTGCCATAAAATTTCGTGTATTGAAAAAGAGGGGGAAAACTGGGTAAAATGTAATTTCCTGGATCCGGATCATGAAATGTACCACGAAAAAGAATTTTGTTTTCCGGTTCACAAAACACGTCGTGTAAAAAGTTCAAACGGCATGGTGGAAGAAAGGTATTCCATAATTACTGACATAAAAATATTTGAAAATATTTATCCTATAGAATTAACGTTGACGGAAAGACAAGATATGAAACATCCGGTTTTACTGGGCCGGAAATTTCTGTCAAAGAAATTTATTGTCGATACGTCAAAAAAGAATCTTTCAAAAAAGAGAGAGAAGATAGAAATTAAATTACCGAAAAAAGCAGACAGATGA
- a CDS encoding ABC transporter permease — translation MLLLRLIFESFSFAFGSLRANKLRTLLSLLGITIGIFAIISVFTVIDSLERFIKESLNSLGSDMVYVQKWPWTPPEGETEYPWWRYLNRPSPTPEETEELVRRGNTIDNASFFFGFSRTVQSGSDKLENATILATSYPLYDVWNLELNQGRYFTEAEMNSGAPVTVIGAEIANKLFSGTNPVGTTIKIQGYKFRIIGVYEKMGQDMFGTSMDNYIQISATKSFYMVDVRNRDRGQTICVKAKQNVDQDEFIAELEGIMRNIHRLKPMEENDFALNEVNLISNQFDQLFGVINLAGAIIGGFSILVGGFGIANIMFVSVKERTRIIGIQKSLGAKRYFILLQFIFEAIVLSLIGGVVGLVLIFIGTQIVTYVSEFTIVLTVGNIVRGLLISSVIGFIAGLMPARSAAKLDPVEAINSV, via the coding sequence ATGTTGCTTTTAAGACTCATATTTGAAAGTTTTAGTTTTGCGTTTGGTTCGCTAAGGGCAAACAAGTTGCGAACTTTGCTTTCGCTTTTGGGAATTACCATTGGAATTTTTGCTATTATTTCGGTTTTTACAGTAATCGATTCACTCGAACGGTTTATCAAAGAGAGTTTGAATTCGCTGGGAAGTGACATGGTTTATGTTCAAAAATGGCCCTGGACACCACCGGAAGGAGAAACAGAGTATCCATGGTGGAGATATTTAAATCGGCCCTCACCAACTCCTGAAGAAACAGAAGAATTGGTGAGACGGGGGAATACCATAGACAACGCCTCTTTCTTTTTCGGATTCTCCAGAACTGTTCAATCCGGTTCCGACAAACTCGAGAATGCAACTATCCTGGCCACATCTTATCCACTGTATGATGTCTGGAACCTGGAACTTAACCAGGGACGATATTTTACCGAAGCTGAAATGAACTCAGGCGCACCGGTAACTGTAATTGGAGCAGAAATAGCCAATAAATTGTTCAGCGGAACGAACCCGGTGGGGACAACAATAAAAATCCAGGGATACAAATTCAGAATAATTGGGGTTTACGAGAAAATGGGGCAAGACATGTTTGGGACGAGCATGGACAACTATATCCAAATCTCGGCCACAAAATCGTTTTATATGGTCGACGTCCGAAATCGCGACCGCGGGCAAACCATTTGCGTAAAAGCAAAACAAAATGTTGACCAGGATGAATTTATTGCCGAGCTGGAAGGAATTATGCGAAATATCCATCGTTTAAAACCAATGGAGGAAAATGATTTTGCTCTAAATGAAGTAAACCTGATCTCAAACCAGTTTGACCAGCTTTTTGGAGTAATCAACCTTGCCGGTGCAATTATCGGCGGATTTTCCATTTTGGTGGGCGGCTTTGGAATTGCCAATATCATGTTTGTTTCGGTAAAAGAACGTACAAGAATTATCGGCATTCAAAAATCGCTCGGAGCTAAACGGTACTTTATTTTGTTACAATTTATCTTTGAAGCCATTGTACTTTCATTGATTGGAGGAGTAGTTGGTCTGGTATTGATTTTTATCGGGACACAGATTGTCACTTATGTTAGTGAATTTACTATTGTTTTAACAGTTGGAAATATCGTAAGAGGCTTATTGATTTCAAGTGTTATTGGTTTTATTGCCGGATTAATGCCAGCACGATCTGCCGCCAAACTCGATCCGGTAGAAGCAATAAATTCTGTTTAG
- a CDS encoding succinylglutamate desuccinylase/aspartoacylase family protein translates to MNKRKKITILGEEIAPGKKRILNLDIARLHTYSKIEIPVIVERAKEEGLVLLLNAGIHGNELNGVEIVRELLARKFTKPEKGIVISIPTLNIFGFINQTREFPDGKDLNRIFPGSQKGSLAGIFAHHMMKEIIPHVDYCIDFHTGGARRFNSSQIRISKDNEELLELAKIFNPRFIVYAGQREKSFRQAATLAGKKVLLFEGGKTHDFNQRITKRGVSGTMKLMQYLGMRDFSEELEKMNNYSDAVIIKNSTWLRARQGGLFRFFIKDGAKVKKDEIIGTISDPYGKYEYKIKIPADGHIIGLNHAPVVYKGDALLHLGFE, encoded by the coding sequence ATGAATAAGAGAAAGAAAATTACCATTCTGGGTGAGGAAATTGCGCCCGGTAAAAAAAGAATTTTAAACCTCGACATTGCCCGTTTGCATACCTATTCAAAAATTGAAATTCCTGTAATTGTTGAACGTGCAAAAGAAGAAGGACTGGTTCTTTTATTAAACGCCGGGATTCACGGAAACGAATTAAACGGGGTTGAAATTGTTCGCGAATTGCTCGCGAGAAAATTTACGAAACCCGAAAAAGGAATAGTAATTAGTATTCCTACGTTGAATATTTTTGGGTTTATCAATCAAACCCGCGAATTTCCCGATGGCAAAGATTTAAACCGCATTTTTCCGGGTTCGCAAAAAGGTTCACTCGCTGGTATTTTTGCTCATCACATGATGAAAGAGATTATTCCGCATGTAGATTATTGTATCGATTTTCATACCGGAGGAGCACGTCGTTTTAATTCTTCGCAGATTCGCATTTCTAAAGACAATGAAGAATTGCTTGAGTTGGCAAAGATTTTTAATCCGCGGTTTATTGTTTATGCCGGGCAACGTGAAAAATCGTTTCGGCAGGCGGCTACACTTGCAGGCAAAAAAGTGTTGCTTTTTGAAGGCGGAAAGACACACGACTTTAATCAGCGCATTACAAAACGAGGGGTTTCAGGAACAATGAAACTGATGCAATATCTCGGGATGCGTGACTTTTCGGAGGAATTGGAGAAGATGAACAATTATTCCGATGCAGTTATTATTAAAAATTCTACGTGGCTGCGCGCACGGCAGGGTGGGCTGTTTCGGTTTTTTATAAAAGACGGAGCAAAAGTAAAAAAGGATGAAATTATTGGTACCATATCCGATCCGTACGGGAAATACGAATACAAAATAAAAATACCTGCTGACGGGCACATTATTGGCCTAAACCACGCACCGGTGGTATACAAAGGCGATGCCTTGCTGCATTTAGGGTTTGAATAA
- the rimK gene encoding 30S ribosomal protein S6--L-glutamate ligase yields MKIVILSRNPHLYSTKRLVQAGEKRKHEMVVVDHTKCDLIIEKKNPVIIYKGAKLENVDAVIPRIGASVTFYGTAVVRQFEMMKVFTAVESQALVRSRDKLRSFQILSRAGLGLPKTVFTNYSKNVKDIIKGAGGTPVVIKLLEGTQGLGVVLAETDNAAESVLEAFNGLKARVIVQEFVKEAKGADIRAFVVDGVVVGAMKRQAKKGEFRSNLHRGGSAEIIELSEDEENAALKAARVMGLGICGVDMLQSDHGPLILEVNSSPGLEGIESATGKDIAKSIIRYIERNV; encoded by the coding sequence ATGAAGATTGTAATCCTATCAAGAAATCCACATTTATATTCAACAAAACGATTGGTTCAGGCAGGAGAAAAACGAAAACATGAAATGGTGGTGGTGGACCACACCAAATGCGATTTAATCATTGAAAAAAAGAACCCGGTTATTATTTACAAAGGGGCAAAGCTGGAAAATGTCGATGCTGTGATTCCGCGAATTGGGGCATCAGTCACATTTTACGGGACAGCTGTGGTTCGCCAGTTTGAAATGATGAAGGTGTTTACTGCAGTGGAATCGCAGGCTCTCGTTCGTTCACGTGATAAACTCCGCAGTTTTCAGATATTGTCGCGTGCCGGTTTAGGTTTGCCAAAAACTGTTTTTACCAATTACTCAAAAAATGTAAAAGACATTATTAAAGGAGCGGGTGGTACGCCGGTGGTTATCAAACTGCTTGAAGGAACACAAGGACTTGGTGTGGTTTTAGCTGAAACAGATAATGCAGCCGAATCGGTGCTGGAAGCTTTTAATGGTTTAAAGGCAAGGGTAATTGTTCAGGAATTTGTAAAAGAAGCTAAAGGTGCTGATATCAGAGCATTTGTCGTTGATGGCGTTGTGGTTGGAGCCATGAAACGCCAGGCAAAAAAAGGTGAATTCCGATCCAATCTGCACCGTGGAGGATCGGCCGAGATTATTGAACTTTCGGAGGATGAAGAAAATGCTGCCTTAAAAGCTGCACGTGTAATGGGGCTTGGCATTTGCGGTGTTGATATGTTACAATCAGACCACGGGCCCCTGATTCTGGAGGTAAATTCGTCGCCGGGTCTGGAAGGTATCGAGTCCGCAACCGGAAAAGACATCGCCAAAAGCATTATTCGTTACATTGAACGAAATGTTTGA
- the mrdA gene encoding penicillin-binding protein 2, with the protein MNNFSKRSYIIIAIFAVIGLVYIIRLFSLQVVDSTYKQFATNNILREIVQYPARGLIYDRNGKLLVINKAAYDLLITPREVKTFDTLQLCNLLEITREELEIKIQEAKDYSRYKPSILVKQIPPESYANLQEQLYKFRGFHTQSRTLREYETTAASHVLGYVGEVTASDIKNSAYYNMGDYIGVSGIEKTYEEALRGTKGVQKKLVDVHNRIQGSFLDGQEDVPAQIGKNVTSSIELDLQLYAEKLFQNKIGSVVAIEPSTGEILAMVSAPTYDPGLLVGRVRGSNYAKLVADTLKPLFNRALLAEYPPGSTFKILNVLIGLQEQAINLYTRFSCAGPASTPIRCTHNHVTPLGPIQAIKESCNPFLWNTFRAIINKGKTSADGFNMWREYVQSFGLGKKLGSDLQYENKGNVPTEEYYNRFYGAGHWNAMTVRSLAIGQGELGITPLQLANYCAAIANKGYYYIPHVVKEVEGEKLKEDFLEKVNTNISEEFFEPVIEGMQRVVETTNASVFMKIPEVVMCGKTGTVQNPHGEDHSAFMAFAPKDNPRIAISVYVENSGYGSMFAAPIASLLVEKYLKGEVEESRKWVEERMLNIDLIHPKQEN; encoded by the coding sequence GTGAATAATTTTTCGAAGAGGAGCTATATTATTATTGCCATATTTGCTGTTATTGGCCTTGTTTATATTATTCGTTTGTTTAGCCTACAGGTTGTTGATTCAACCTATAAGCAGTTTGCAACAAATAATATACTGCGCGAGATTGTTCAATATCCGGCACGTGGGCTCATTTATGACCGGAACGGCAAGTTGCTGGTTATAAACAAGGCGGCGTACGATTTGTTGATTACGCCGCGGGAAGTAAAGACCTTTGATACGCTTCAATTGTGTAATCTTCTTGAAATAACCAGGGAAGAACTTGAAATAAAAATTCAGGAAGCGAAAGACTATTCGCGGTATAAACCATCCATTCTTGTAAAACAGATTCCTCCTGAAAGCTATGCAAATCTGCAGGAACAGTTGTATAAGTTCAGGGGCTTTCACACCCAATCGAGAACTTTAAGAGAATACGAAACCACCGCTGCATCACATGTTTTGGGGTATGTTGGTGAAGTTACCGCCAGCGATATTAAAAACAGTGCTTATTACAACATGGGCGACTATATTGGAGTAAGCGGTATTGAAAAAACGTATGAAGAAGCTCTGCGAGGAACCAAAGGAGTACAAAAAAAACTGGTTGATGTACATAATCGTATTCAGGGGAGTTTTCTGGACGGACAGGAAGATGTTCCTGCACAAATTGGCAAAAATGTAACTTCTTCTATTGAGCTGGATTTGCAATTGTATGCCGAGAAATTATTTCAAAACAAAATTGGAAGTGTGGTTGCCATCGAGCCGTCAACCGGAGAAATACTTGCTATGGTAAGCGCCCCTACTTATGACCCCGGTTTATTGGTTGGTCGGGTAAGGGGAAGTAATTATGCGAAGCTAGTTGCCGATACCCTAAAACCTTTGTTTAACAGGGCGCTGCTGGCTGAATATCCTCCTGGTTCTACGTTTAAAATATTGAATGTTCTTATAGGGTTACAGGAACAGGCGATAAATCTTTATACCCGGTTTTCCTGTGCCGGACCTGCTTCCACTCCAATCCGTTGTACACATAACCATGTAACGCCTTTAGGGCCGATTCAGGCTATTAAAGAGTCCTGTAATCCCTTTTTATGGAATACATTCCGTGCAATAATAAATAAAGGAAAAACGTCTGCTGACGGTTTTAATATGTGGAGGGAATATGTGCAAAGTTTTGGGCTGGGCAAAAAATTGGGTTCCGATTTACAATACGAAAATAAAGGAAATGTTCCGACGGAAGAGTATTATAACCGGTTTTACGGAGCTGGCCACTGGAACGCAATGACTGTTCGTTCTCTGGCGATCGGGCAGGGAGAACTTGGTATCACTCCTTTGCAATTGGCAAACTACTGCGCTGCAATTGCAAACAAAGGCTACTATTATATCCCGCACGTTGTAAAAGAAGTTGAGGGAGAAAAACTAAAAGAAGATTTTCTGGAAAAAGTAAATACCAATATTTCTGAAGAGTTTTTTGAGCCGGTAATTGAGGGTATGCAAAGAGTGGTAGAAACAACCAATGCTTCTGTTTTTATGAAGATTCCAGAAGTTGTTATGTGCGGAAAGACCGGTACTGTTCAGAATCCACATGGAGAAGATCATTCTGCTTTTATGGCGTTTGCGCCAAAAGATAATCCCAGGATTGCTATTTCTGTTTATGTTGAAAATAGTGGCTACGGCTCAATGTTTGCTGCTCCGATTGCAAGTTTACTTGTTGAAAAATATTTAAAAGGAGAAGTGGAAGAAAGCCGGAAATGGGTTGAAGAAAGAATGCTTAATATTGATTTGATACATCCGAAACAGGAAAATTGA
- the mreD gene encoding rod shape-determining protein MreD has translation MRGGIRYIAMFMSLVLVQVLVLNQIQVNGYLNPYIYVLFIMLLPLSLPLYVVLPLAFVTGLTVDIFSNTLGIHAAATTFVAYIRPLVSRSISTHEEDRSDYPGMKYNGFRWFLYYTIIMVFFHHTILFYLEIFTFADFAQTFYRIVLSSLFSIFIIVLSQFIVFRD, from the coding sequence ATGAGAGGGGGAATTAGATATATCGCCATGTTTATGAGCCTGGTACTGGTGCAGGTATTGGTACTAAATCAGATCCAGGTGAATGGATATTTAAATCCTTACATTTATGTTTTATTCATAATGTTACTGCCTTTAAGTTTGCCGTTGTATGTGGTATTACCACTTGCTTTTGTAACTGGGCTTACCGTTGACATTTTTTCAAACACTTTAGGAATACACGCTGCGGCTACAACCTTTGTAGCATACATACGACCATTAGTTAGCCGTTCAATATCAACTCATGAAGAGGATCGGAGTGATTATCCGGGAATGAAATACAACGGATTCCGCTGGTTTTTATACTACACCATCATCATGGTGTTTTTTCATCATACCATTCTGTTCTATCTCGAGATTTTTACATTTGCCGATTTTGCCCAAACTTTTTATCGTATTGTTTTAAGTTCTCTTTTTTCAATTTTTATTATAGTTTTAAGTCAGTTTATTGTTTTCAGAGACTAA
- the mreC gene encoding rod shape-determining protein MreC has protein sequence MRSLFRYLFRNYGFFLFVILEIIALFLVFNYNSYQKVKYLNSSNVVAGSVYNSFNSVVSYFALARVNEELATENAKLRSRFQADEINPMVFENELPAFVPSDSTLFRFVSAKVINNSVNRPFNYITLNKGRKDGVKPDQGIISASGIVGVVTNVLESYSMGLSVLNQRWSVSSKLKKNGSLGSLLWDGDDYRFAELMEIPFHVEFQLGDTIITSGYSSVFPEGVMIGTVYAFDKPAGENYYDITVKLTTNFKALSYVEVVENLHVDEIKELENLIQEDERGN, from the coding sequence ATGAGGAGTCTTTTCAGGTATTTATTTCGGAATTACGGTTTTTTCCTTTTTGTCATATTGGAAATAATCGCCTTGTTTTTAGTATTTAATTACAATAGCTATCAAAAAGTAAAATACCTGAATTCATCCAATGTGGTTGCCGGTTCTGTTTACAATTCATTCAATTCGGTAGTTAGTTATTTTGCGTTGGCAAGGGTTAATGAAGAACTGGCAACGGAAAATGCAAAGCTAAGGTCACGCTTTCAGGCCGATGAAATTAATCCGATGGTTTTCGAGAATGAGCTACCAGCCTTTGTACCATCCGATTCAACACTTTTTCGGTTTGTTTCCGCAAAGGTTATTAATAATTCGGTGAATAGACCTTTTAATTACATTACGCTAAACAAAGGAAGAAAAGACGGGGTGAAACCCGATCAGGGAATTATATCAGCCAGTGGAATTGTAGGGGTTGTAACCAATGTTTTAGAATCATATTCCATGGGTTTGTCGGTTTTAAATCAGCGTTGGAGTGTTTCCTCGAAACTTAAAAAGAATGGTTCTCTGGGCTCGCTGCTTTGGGATGGCGATGATTACAGGTTTGCGGAGCTAATGGAGATTCCTTTTCATGTTGAGTTTCAATTGGGCGATACCATTATTACCAGTGGTTATTCATCTGTTTTTCCTGAGGGAGTAATGATTGGTACTGTTTATGCATTTGATAAACCTGCAGGAGAAAACTACTATGACATAACAGTAAAATTAACAACTAATTTTAAGGCGCTTTCATATGTTGAAGTAGTAGAGAATTTGCATGTAGATGAAATAAAAGAACTTGAAAATCTAATTCAGGAAGATGAGAGGGGGAATTAG